In Rhinoraja longicauda isolate Sanriku21f chromosome 6, sRhiLon1.1, whole genome shotgun sequence, the following proteins share a genomic window:
- the LOC144594655 gene encoding BUB3-interacting and GLEBS motif-containing protein ZNF207-like isoform X4 has translation MGRKKKKQMKPWCWYCNRDFDDEKILIQHQKAKHFKCHICHKKLYTGPGLAIHCMQVHKETIDAVPNAIPGRTDIELEIYGMEGIPEKDMEERRRLLEQKTQAESQKKKQKDDDSDEFDDDDTEAGTSYQQQGVQQQQNIISNMNQSGMHNVPGAPGIPPGVPPVVPGVPPMMPGMPPVMPGMPPGMMPMGGMMPPGPGMPPMMPGMHPGMPPPVPRPGGLSMTQSQPVVAPGIPNRAPLPGPGPHPPIAKPLFPSAGQSQQSVSGPVGTDFKPLSSAPVTTAEPPKPTFPAYTQSTATATSTSNSATAKPAVPVTSKPATLTTTSATSKLIHPDEDISLEERRAQFPKYQRNIPRQGQATMGPPPVGPMGGMMPPQQGMPPQQTAMRPPMPPPGQYGGPPQGMPGYLPGGMPPYGQGPPMVPPYQGGPPRPPMGMSGMRPPLMSQGGRY, from the exons ATGGgccgcaagaagaagaagcagatGAAGCCGTGGTGCTG GTACTGCAACAGGGATTTTGATGACGAGAAGATTCTTATTCAGCACCAGAAAGCAAAACACTTCAAATGTCATATTTGTCATAAAAAGTTGTATACAGGTCCGGGTCTTGCAATTCACTGCATGCAG GTTCACAAGGAAACAATAGATGCAGTCCCAAATGCAATTCCAGGAAGAACAGACATAGAGCTGGAAATCTATGGAATGGAGGGAATTCCAGAAAAGGATATGGAGGAGAGGAGGCGTCTACTTGAACAGAAGACTCAAG CTGAAAGCCAGAAAAAGAAGCAGAAAGATGACGATTCTGATGAGTTTGATGATGACGACACGGAAGCTGGGACCTCCTACCAACAACAAGGAGTGCAGCAACAGCAGAACATCATTTCAAATATGAACCAGTCGGGTATGCACAATGTTCCAGGTGCACCCGGGATTCCACCAG GTGTGCCACCAGTGGTACCAGGTGTTCCTCCTATGATGCCAGGAATGCCTCCGGTGATGCCAGGGATGCCTCCAGG AATGATGCCTATGGGTGGAATGATGCCTCCAGGACCTGGAATGCCACCCATGATGCCAGGCATGCACCCTG GTATGCCACCACCTGTTCCACGTCCAGGCGGCCTGTCCATGACCCAGTCACAACCTGTGGTTGCACCTGGTATACCCAATAGAGCACCGCTACCTGGACCTGGTCCACACCCCCCCATTGCAAAGCCGCTCTTTCCCAGTGCTGGACAA AGCCAACAGTCCGTGTCTGGACCAGTGGGTACAGATTTTAAACCCCTGAGCAGCGCCCCTGTCACCACTGCGGAACCTCCAAAGCCCACATTCCCGGCCTACACTCAATCTACAGCTACCGCTACAAGTACGTCAAACAGTGCCACAGCCAAGCCCGCTGTCCCTGTTACTAGTAAACCTGCTACTCTAACCACAACGAGTGCAACTAGTAAGTTGATCCATCCAGATGAGGATATATCATTG GAGGAAAGGAGAGCTCAGTTTCCAAAGTACCAGCGTAACATCCCTCGGCAAGGCCAAGCAACCATGGGGCCACCGCCAGTTGGGCCGATGGGTGGCATGATGCCACCACAACAAGGGATGCCACCTCAGCAAACAGCGATGCGACCTCCCATGCCACCTCCAG GTCAGTATGGTGGCCCTCCCCAGGGAATGCCAGGATACCTCCCTGGTGGCATGCCTCCATACGGACAGGGACCTCCTATGGTGCCTCCTTACCAGGGTGGACCCCCTCGACCGCCAATGGGAATGTCGGGAATGAGGCCCCCACTAATGTCGCAGGGGGGCCGTTACTGA
- the LOC144594655 gene encoding BUB3-interacting and GLEBS motif-containing protein ZNF207-like isoform X3, producing the protein MGRKKKKQMKPWCWYCNRDFDDEKILIQHQKAKHFKCHICHKKLYTGPGLAIHCMQVHKETIDAVPNAIPGRTDIELEIYGMEGIPEKDMEERRRLLEQKTQAESQKKKQKDDDSDEFDDDDTEAGTSYQQQGVQQQQNIISNMNQSGMHNVPGAPGIPPGVPPVVPGVPPMMPGMPPVMPGMPPGMMPMGGMMPPGPGMPPMMPGMHPGGYLKMAGGNLGMPPPVPRPGGLSMTQSQPVVAPGIPNRAPLPGPGPHPPIAKPLFPSAGQSQQSVSGPVGTDFKPLSSAPVTTAEPPKPTFPAYTQSTATATSTSNSATAKPAVPVTSKPATLTTTSATSKLIHPDEDISLEERRAQFPKYQRNIPRQGQATMGPPPVGPMGGMMPPQQGMPPQQTAMRPPMPPPGQYGGPPQGMPGYLPGGMPPYGQGPPMVPPYQGGPPRPPMGMSGMRPPLMSQGGRY; encoded by the exons ATGGgccgcaagaagaagaagcagatGAAGCCGTGGTGCTG GTACTGCAACAGGGATTTTGATGACGAGAAGATTCTTATTCAGCACCAGAAAGCAAAACACTTCAAATGTCATATTTGTCATAAAAAGTTGTATACAGGTCCGGGTCTTGCAATTCACTGCATGCAG GTTCACAAGGAAACAATAGATGCAGTCCCAAATGCAATTCCAGGAAGAACAGACATAGAGCTGGAAATCTATGGAATGGAGGGAATTCCAGAAAAGGATATGGAGGAGAGGAGGCGTCTACTTGAACAGAAGACTCAAG CTGAAAGCCAGAAAAAGAAGCAGAAAGATGACGATTCTGATGAGTTTGATGATGACGACACGGAAGCTGGGACCTCCTACCAACAACAAGGAGTGCAGCAACAGCAGAACATCATTTCAAATATGAACCAGTCGGGTATGCACAATGTTCCAGGTGCACCCGGGATTCCACCAG GTGTGCCACCAGTGGTACCAGGTGTTCCTCCTATGATGCCAGGAATGCCTCCGGTGATGCCAGGGATGCCTCCAGG AATGATGCCTATGGGTGGAATGATGCCTCCAGGACCTGGAATGCCACCCATGATGCCAGGCATGCACCCTGGTGGGTATTTGAAAATGGCTGGTGGCAACCTAG GTATGCCACCACCTGTTCCACGTCCAGGCGGCCTGTCCATGACCCAGTCACAACCTGTGGTTGCACCTGGTATACCCAATAGAGCACCGCTACCTGGACCTGGTCCACACCCCCCCATTGCAAAGCCGCTCTTTCCCAGTGCTGGACAA AGCCAACAGTCCGTGTCTGGACCAGTGGGTACAGATTTTAAACCCCTGAGCAGCGCCCCTGTCACCACTGCGGAACCTCCAAAGCCCACATTCCCGGCCTACACTCAATCTACAGCTACCGCTACAAGTACGTCAAACAGTGCCACAGCCAAGCCCGCTGTCCCTGTTACTAGTAAACCTGCTACTCTAACCACAACGAGTGCAACTAGTAAGTTGATCCATCCAGATGAGGATATATCATTG GAGGAAAGGAGAGCTCAGTTTCCAAAGTACCAGCGTAACATCCCTCGGCAAGGCCAAGCAACCATGGGGCCACCGCCAGTTGGGCCGATGGGTGGCATGATGCCACCACAACAAGGGATGCCACCTCAGCAAACAGCGATGCGACCTCCCATGCCACCTCCAG GTCAGTATGGTGGCCCTCCCCAGGGAATGCCAGGATACCTCCCTGGTGGCATGCCTCCATACGGACAGGGACCTCCTATGGTGCCTCCTTACCAGGGTGGACCCCCTCGACCGCCAATGGGAATGTCGGGAATGAGGCCCCCACTAATGTCGCAGGGGGGCCGTTACTGA
- the LOC144594655 gene encoding BUB3-interacting and GLEBS motif-containing protein ZNF207-like isoform X1, with protein MGRKKKKQMKPWCWYCNRDFDDEKILIQHQKAKHFKCHICHKKLYTGPGLAIHCMQVHKETIDAVPNAIPGRTDIELEIYGMEGIPEKDMEERRRLLEQKTQAESQKKKQKDDDSDEFDDDDTEAGTSYQQQGVQQQQNIISNMNQSGMHNVPGAPGIPPGVPPVVPGVPPMMPGMPPVMPGMPPGMMPMGGMMPPGPGMPPMMPGMHPGGYLKMAGGNLGMPPPVPRPGGLSMTQSQPVVAPGIPNRAPLPGPGPHPPIAKPLFPSAGQMETRVSSTTTASTAASSNSANLSTSSKPLFPSAAQSQQSVSGPVGTDFKPLSSAPVTTAEPPKPTFPAYTQSTATATSTSNSATAKPAVPVTSKPATLTTTSATSKLIHPDEDISLEERRAQFPKYQRNIPRQGQATMGPPPVGPMGGMMPPQQGMPPQQTAMRPPMPPPGQYGGPPQGMPGYLPGGMPPYGQGPPMVPPYQGGPPRPPMGMSGMRPPLMSQGGRY; from the exons ATGGgccgcaagaagaagaagcagatGAAGCCGTGGTGCTG GTACTGCAACAGGGATTTTGATGACGAGAAGATTCTTATTCAGCACCAGAAAGCAAAACACTTCAAATGTCATATTTGTCATAAAAAGTTGTATACAGGTCCGGGTCTTGCAATTCACTGCATGCAG GTTCACAAGGAAACAATAGATGCAGTCCCAAATGCAATTCCAGGAAGAACAGACATAGAGCTGGAAATCTATGGAATGGAGGGAATTCCAGAAAAGGATATGGAGGAGAGGAGGCGTCTACTTGAACAGAAGACTCAAG CTGAAAGCCAGAAAAAGAAGCAGAAAGATGACGATTCTGATGAGTTTGATGATGACGACACGGAAGCTGGGACCTCCTACCAACAACAAGGAGTGCAGCAACAGCAGAACATCATTTCAAATATGAACCAGTCGGGTATGCACAATGTTCCAGGTGCACCCGGGATTCCACCAG GTGTGCCACCAGTGGTACCAGGTGTTCCTCCTATGATGCCAGGAATGCCTCCGGTGATGCCAGGGATGCCTCCAGG AATGATGCCTATGGGTGGAATGATGCCTCCAGGACCTGGAATGCCACCCATGATGCCAGGCATGCACCCTGGTGGGTATTTGAAAATGGCTGGTGGCAACCTAG GTATGCCACCACCTGTTCCACGTCCAGGCGGCCTGTCCATGACCCAGTCACAACCTGTGGTTGCACCTGGTATACCCAATAGAGCACCGCTACCTGGACCTGGTCCACACCCCCCCATTGCAAAGCCGCTCTTTCCCAGTGCTGGACAA ATGGAGACTCGTGTTTCAAGCACAACTACAGCCTCCACTGCAGCTTCATCAAATTCAGCCAACCTCTCAACTTCCTCTAAGCCTCTGTTTCCTAGTGCAGCACAA AGCCAACAGTCCGTGTCTGGACCAGTGGGTACAGATTTTAAACCCCTGAGCAGCGCCCCTGTCACCACTGCGGAACCTCCAAAGCCCACATTCCCGGCCTACACTCAATCTACAGCTACCGCTACAAGTACGTCAAACAGTGCCACAGCCAAGCCCGCTGTCCCTGTTACTAGTAAACCTGCTACTCTAACCACAACGAGTGCAACTAGTAAGTTGATCCATCCAGATGAGGATATATCATTG GAGGAAAGGAGAGCTCAGTTTCCAAAGTACCAGCGTAACATCCCTCGGCAAGGCCAAGCAACCATGGGGCCACCGCCAGTTGGGCCGATGGGTGGCATGATGCCACCACAACAAGGGATGCCACCTCAGCAAACAGCGATGCGACCTCCCATGCCACCTCCAG GTCAGTATGGTGGCCCTCCCCAGGGAATGCCAGGATACCTCCCTGGTGGCATGCCTCCATACGGACAGGGACCTCCTATGGTGCCTCCTTACCAGGGTGGACCCCCTCGACCGCCAATGGGAATGTCGGGAATGAGGCCCCCACTAATGTCGCAGGGGGGCCGTTACTGA
- the LOC144594655 gene encoding BUB3-interacting and GLEBS motif-containing protein ZNF207-like isoform X2, with protein MGRKKKKQMKPWCWYCNRDFDDEKILIQHQKAKHFKCHICHKKLYTGPGLAIHCMQVHKETIDAVPNAIPGRTDIELEIYGMEGIPEKDMEERRRLLEQKTQAESQKKKQKDDDSDEFDDDDTEAGTSYQQQGVQQQQNIISNMNQSGMHNVPGAPGIPPGVPPVVPGVPPMMPGMPPVMPGMPPGMMPMGGMMPPGPGMPPMMPGMHPGMPPPVPRPGGLSMTQSQPVVAPGIPNRAPLPGPGPHPPIAKPLFPSAGQMETRVSSTTTASTAASSNSANLSTSSKPLFPSAAQSQQSVSGPVGTDFKPLSSAPVTTAEPPKPTFPAYTQSTATATSTSNSATAKPAVPVTSKPATLTTTSATSKLIHPDEDISLEERRAQFPKYQRNIPRQGQATMGPPPVGPMGGMMPPQQGMPPQQTAMRPPMPPPGQYGGPPQGMPGYLPGGMPPYGQGPPMVPPYQGGPPRPPMGMSGMRPPLMSQGGRY; from the exons ATGGgccgcaagaagaagaagcagatGAAGCCGTGGTGCTG GTACTGCAACAGGGATTTTGATGACGAGAAGATTCTTATTCAGCACCAGAAAGCAAAACACTTCAAATGTCATATTTGTCATAAAAAGTTGTATACAGGTCCGGGTCTTGCAATTCACTGCATGCAG GTTCACAAGGAAACAATAGATGCAGTCCCAAATGCAATTCCAGGAAGAACAGACATAGAGCTGGAAATCTATGGAATGGAGGGAATTCCAGAAAAGGATATGGAGGAGAGGAGGCGTCTACTTGAACAGAAGACTCAAG CTGAAAGCCAGAAAAAGAAGCAGAAAGATGACGATTCTGATGAGTTTGATGATGACGACACGGAAGCTGGGACCTCCTACCAACAACAAGGAGTGCAGCAACAGCAGAACATCATTTCAAATATGAACCAGTCGGGTATGCACAATGTTCCAGGTGCACCCGGGATTCCACCAG GTGTGCCACCAGTGGTACCAGGTGTTCCTCCTATGATGCCAGGAATGCCTCCGGTGATGCCAGGGATGCCTCCAGG AATGATGCCTATGGGTGGAATGATGCCTCCAGGACCTGGAATGCCACCCATGATGCCAGGCATGCACCCTG GTATGCCACCACCTGTTCCACGTCCAGGCGGCCTGTCCATGACCCAGTCACAACCTGTGGTTGCACCTGGTATACCCAATAGAGCACCGCTACCTGGACCTGGTCCACACCCCCCCATTGCAAAGCCGCTCTTTCCCAGTGCTGGACAA ATGGAGACTCGTGTTTCAAGCACAACTACAGCCTCCACTGCAGCTTCATCAAATTCAGCCAACCTCTCAACTTCCTCTAAGCCTCTGTTTCCTAGTGCAGCACAA AGCCAACAGTCCGTGTCTGGACCAGTGGGTACAGATTTTAAACCCCTGAGCAGCGCCCCTGTCACCACTGCGGAACCTCCAAAGCCCACATTCCCGGCCTACACTCAATCTACAGCTACCGCTACAAGTACGTCAAACAGTGCCACAGCCAAGCCCGCTGTCCCTGTTACTAGTAAACCTGCTACTCTAACCACAACGAGTGCAACTAGTAAGTTGATCCATCCAGATGAGGATATATCATTG GAGGAAAGGAGAGCTCAGTTTCCAAAGTACCAGCGTAACATCCCTCGGCAAGGCCAAGCAACCATGGGGCCACCGCCAGTTGGGCCGATGGGTGGCATGATGCCACCACAACAAGGGATGCCACCTCAGCAAACAGCGATGCGACCTCCCATGCCACCTCCAG GTCAGTATGGTGGCCCTCCCCAGGGAATGCCAGGATACCTCCCTGGTGGCATGCCTCCATACGGACAGGGACCTCCTATGGTGCCTCCTTACCAGGGTGGACCCCCTCGACCGCCAATGGGAATGTCGGGAATGAGGCCCCCACTAATGTCGCAGGGGGGCCGTTACTGA